One genomic window of Sphingobacterium oryzagri includes the following:
- a CDS encoding NADPH-dependent F420 reductase has translation MKIGIIGIGAIGAVLARKLSANGHELVVANSKSPETVPGEVLAFGATAGTLPDAISDKDVLIISIPFSQINSIAETIKQYIDARTVLIDTGNYYPERDGQLTEILEGKPESIWVTETLGRPVAKAWNTVPAPVLKNGGYPKGMNGRLAVPFSAENERDSQIAAQLIEETGFDAFHAGSLSESYRIQPGQPSYSTALPLVELQKAVENARDSLSAAENRNQFMKVMTSLAWPDDVHSTIEISRYLNK, from the coding sequence ATGAAAATAGGAATTATCGGTATCGGCGCTATCGGCGCTGTGCTAGCAAGAAAACTAAGTGCCAATGGCCATGAACTGGTGGTAGCCAACTCCAAAAGTCCGGAAACAGTGCCCGGCGAGGTACTTGCCTTTGGAGCTACCGCGGGAACACTGCCAGACGCGATAAGCGATAAAGACGTGCTTATCATTTCCATACCTTTTTCGCAGATCAACAGCATTGCGGAAACGATAAAACAATACATCGATGCCCGCACCGTATTAATCGATACGGGAAACTACTATCCTGAGCGGGATGGACAGCTTACGGAAATTTTAGAAGGAAAGCCGGAAAGCATCTGGGTTACGGAAACACTTGGACGACCCGTGGCCAAAGCATGGAATACTGTACCTGCACCGGTGCTTAAAAACGGTGGCTATCCTAAAGGCATGAACGGCCGATTGGCGGTTCCATTTTCTGCCGAAAACGAGCGTGATAGCCAGATTGCTGCCCAATTGATTGAGGAGACGGGATTTGATGCCTTTCACGCGGGCAGCCTGTCTGAATCTTACCGTATACAGCCCGGACAACCTTCGTATTCTACAGCCTTGCCGCTTGTAGAACTTCAAAAAGCGGTAGAAAATGCACGTGATTCCTTATCCGCAGCAGAAAACCGTAATCAATTTATGAAAGTCATGACTAGCCTTGCCTGGCCGGACGACGTGCATAGTACGATTGAAATCTCGCGTTATCTTAACAAATAG
- a CDS encoding sulfatase yields the protein MKTYVCFFFCLLSFIFCAKAQAQNQPDARAKKYNVLFLIADDLRTDLGVYGHAQAITPHLDSLASEGVWFEHAYCQYPLCNPSRSSLLSGRRPTTSGLYSNREWFNASFPDWVSLPKYFKQQGYTTIRSGKVFHGGIDDEEAWDIGGEPRQYGTTIHADPPIAVDSQAYWQGYTHAAPNVVPYQSTTRSDQWAALPGEDEKLLGDTKVADRAIQYLEDNKHAQQPFFLACGFSKPHTPFIAPQHFFDLYDLDSIALPPDFSSLPGIPVGFPAGSIRRRNADLFVNRTASSQEAKEYIRAYLACVSYMDWNVGRVLKKLEEAGLKENTIVVFWSDHGYQLGEKGKWSKAGSLWEQGTRVPFIIHDPRAKGNGQSSPRVVELLDIYPTLVDLCGLPANPGLEGASLKPLLDRPQQIWERPAYTVWNENGQGVTGITIRTEKWRYAEFFGHGAGKSLTDAVNDPHQLINLANDKNYADILQYFHDLAVRQVEGKVELSP from the coding sequence ATGAAAACATATGTTTGTTTTTTCTTTTGCCTGCTGAGTTTTATTTTTTGTGCAAAGGCACAAGCACAAAACCAGCCAGATGCACGCGCCAAAAAGTATAATGTGCTGTTTCTAATAGCCGATGACTTGCGCACAGATTTGGGCGTATACGGTCATGCGCAAGCAATAACACCTCACTTGGATAGCTTAGCGTCCGAAGGTGTATGGTTTGAACATGCCTATTGCCAATATCCGCTATGTAACCCATCGAGATCTTCGTTGCTCTCGGGCAGGCGCCCGACCACAAGTGGCCTTTACAGCAACAGAGAATGGTTTAACGCCTCATTTCCAGATTGGGTAAGCCTGCCTAAATATTTTAAACAACAGGGCTATACCACCATCCGCAGCGGAAAGGTTTTTCACGGCGGTATAGATGATGAGGAAGCTTGGGATATTGGCGGCGAACCACGGCAGTATGGCACAACCATTCATGCCGATCCGCCCATCGCGGTCGACTCGCAAGCCTATTGGCAAGGATATACCCATGCGGCACCAAATGTTGTTCCTTACCAGTCAACGACACGCTCGGATCAATGGGCTGCTTTGCCAGGTGAAGACGAAAAACTATTAGGCGATACCAAAGTGGCTGATCGGGCTATTCAATATTTGGAAGACAACAAGCACGCGCAGCAGCCATTTTTTCTCGCTTGTGGCTTTTCGAAGCCGCATACACCATTTATTGCGCCGCAACATTTCTTTGATCTGTATGACTTAGACAGCATCGCGCTGCCGCCTGATTTTTCTTCGTTACCGGGTATACCAGTCGGATTTCCTGCCGGATCCATTCGTCGTAGAAATGCAGACTTATTCGTTAATCGTACGGCATCATCGCAAGAAGCTAAAGAATATATCCGGGCGTACCTGGCCTGTGTGAGTTATATGGACTGGAATGTAGGGCGCGTATTAAAGAAATTGGAAGAAGCAGGGCTAAAAGAAAATACGATCGTGGTTTTTTGGAGCGACCACGGTTATCAACTGGGCGAAAAAGGAAAATGGTCTAAGGCCGGATCGCTTTGGGAACAAGGCACACGCGTGCCCTTTATTATTCACGATCCACGCGCAAAGGGCAATGGCCAATCGTCGCCGCGTGTCGTGGAGCTGCTGGATATTTATCCGACGCTCGTCGATTTATGTGGTTTGCCTGCCAATCCGGGTCTGGAAGGCGCTAGTTTAAAGCCGCTACTCGATCGTCCGCAGCAAATTTGGGAACGGCCCGCTTATACCGTTTGGAATGAGAATGGTCAGGGCGTAACGGGTATTACCATTAGGACGGAAAAATGGCGATATGCGGAGTTTTTCGGACACGGCGCCGGCAAATCGTTGACAGATGCTGTAAATGATCCGCACCAGCTTATCAATCTGGCAAACGATAAAAATTATGCCGATATCTTGCAGTACTTCCATGATTTGGCTGTGCGGCAAGTGGAGGGAAAGGTAGAGCTTTCGCCGTAA
- a CDS encoding sulfatase-like hydrolase/transferase, with product MIQKVRKLFCCLLLLIAAASHVQAQKIAKPNIILIVADDLGYGDLGSYGNEIIKTPNIDKLAAQGIRFTDAYAGASVCSPSRGTLLTGKHTGHARIRGNMTRQGGVEGLKDGVPVRRPSLLDSDSTVAQILQQQGYRTFLVNKWHVEGFSQSAYPQRKGFDEFSGWLVSEPRSHNHYPEIRFKGEKAYSIAENRRGKQQVHATDMTTQEATAVIKQQHEKPFFLMVTYNAPHVPLHAKNTILYDQLNLPAQDKAYAAMVSHLDEGVGAIVKATEEQAITGETVVIFVSDNGGSREAKLAKLKQNGPLRGMKADLYEGGLRVPLIIKYGASTVGSVSTFPTYFPDLYATLLDMAAAAHFGETDGISLLPEILAPNSQQPAADRFLYWEQYPARGIAQAVRWGDWKLISPGNEGAIELYNLRTDIGETTNVAEKHADITKKLQAFLQEAHVPSDWWPVNER from the coding sequence ATGATCCAAAAAGTAAGGAAGTTGTTCTGTTGTCTATTGCTCTTGATAGCGGCAGCAAGCCATGTTCAGGCACAAAAGATCGCTAAGCCCAATATTATCCTGATCGTTGCCGACGATTTGGGATATGGCGATTTAGGAAGCTACGGCAACGAAATTATAAAAACACCCAACATCGATAAATTAGCGGCGCAAGGCATCCGCTTTACCGATGCCTATGCCGGCGCTAGCGTTTGCTCGCCCTCCAGAGGCACCTTGCTCACTGGTAAGCATACGGGGCATGCGCGAATTCGCGGTAACATGACGCGTCAAGGCGGCGTAGAAGGTTTAAAAGATGGTGTGCCCGTTCGTCGCCCCAGTTTGCTGGATAGCGACAGCACCGTCGCACAGATTTTGCAGCAGCAGGGGTATCGCACGTTTTTGGTTAACAAATGGCATGTCGAAGGATTTAGCCAATCGGCTTATCCGCAACGCAAAGGTTTTGATGAATTTTCCGGTTGGTTGGTGAGCGAACCCAGAAGCCATAATCACTACCCGGAAATTCGCTTTAAAGGCGAAAAGGCTTATAGCATCGCAGAAAATAGACGGGGGAAGCAGCAGGTGCATGCAACCGATATGACCACGCAAGAGGCGACAGCTGTTATCAAACAGCAACACGAAAAACCCTTTTTTCTGATGGTTACCTATAATGCACCGCATGTTCCGCTTCATGCAAAAAATACGATTTTGTATGACCAGCTGAATCTGCCAGCACAAGATAAGGCTTATGCGGCAATGGTTTCGCATCTTGATGAAGGTGTCGGAGCAATCGTGAAAGCCACGGAAGAGCAAGCGATTACCGGCGAAACGGTTGTTATTTTTGTTTCTGATAATGGCGGTTCGCGCGAAGCAAAATTAGCGAAACTCAAACAAAACGGGCCGCTTCGCGGCATGAAGGCAGATCTTTATGAAGGCGGACTCCGGGTGCCACTCATTATAAAATATGGCGCTTCGACCGTTGGCAGCGTATCCACATTCCCTACGTATTTTCCAGACTTGTACGCCACGCTATTGGATATGGCTGCGGCAGCACATTTCGGTGAAACAGATGGCATCAGCTTGCTACCGGAAATACTCGCGCCAAATAGTCAACAGCCCGCCGCAGATCGTTTTCTGTATTGGGAGCAGTACCCTGCTCGCGGCATAGCGCAAGCCGTGCGATGGGGAGACTGGAAGCTGATCAGCCCCGGAAATGAGGGCGCTATCGAGCTTTATAACTTGCGAACGGACATCGGCGAAACAACAAATGTAGCTGAAAAACATGCTGACATTACCAAAAAGCTACAGGCTTTTCTGCAGGAAGCGCATGTGCCTTCGGATTGGTGGCCAGTTAACGAACGATAA
- a CDS encoding DUF6250 domain-containing protein → MVRQLVTSIGKIGFLVLLANEVCAQSLSKAHRFNLADSTAWRVEFEFPERSLIEREGDGILISSYGGATLWLDSLLQGDYVISYERIVLLDSGIYDRLSDLNQFWLASEPDRQAQLDQRDGKLSSYDSLRLFYVGMGGNNNSTTRFRRYDGAGNRVLLAEKNEKSYLLQPNVYYEIKTIVSHTRGFTAFYVNGKLLFMYKGSVPPVGFFGLRQTATRQKIRNFRLSPITD, encoded by the coding sequence ATGGTTAGACAACTGGTTACTTCCATCGGAAAAATAGGTTTTTTAGTCTTACTGGCTAATGAAGTTTGTGCACAATCCTTATCTAAAGCACATCGGTTTAATCTTGCGGATAGCACAGCCTGGCGCGTAGAGTTTGAGTTTCCGGAACGTTCGCTTATCGAGCGGGAAGGTGACGGCATCCTGATATCTTCCTACGGTGGCGCAACGCTCTGGTTGGATAGCCTGCTGCAAGGCGATTATGTGATCAGCTATGAGCGCATAGTGCTGTTAGATTCTGGTATTTACGATCGTCTTTCCGATCTAAACCAATTCTGGCTGGCGAGCGAGCCGGATCGGCAAGCTCAGCTGGATCAACGCGACGGAAAGCTATCTTCATATGACAGTCTGCGGCTTTTTTATGTGGGCATGGGCGGCAATAACAACAGCACCACTCGTTTTCGCCGCTATGACGGCGCCGGAAACAGGGTGTTACTGGCCGAAAAGAATGAAAAATCTTATTTGTTACAACCCAATGTATACTACGAAATAAAGACAATCGTCTCCCACACACGCGGATTTACCGCATTTTACGTAAATGGTAAACTTCTTTTCATGTATAAGGGCTCTGTTCCTCCTGTTGGTTTTTTCGGATTACGGCAGACGGCCACCAGGCAGAAGATCCGTAATTTTCGCCTTTCACCAATAACTGATTGA
- a CDS encoding RagB/SusD family nutrient uptake outer membrane protein, with product MRTPRIKLSLLYILITGTTLVGAVSCKDFLKEEMVSTITQDYFLTEKGLDELIVANYNILRWKYGFMEGPFLFETGTDVTESLDNAWATYSPAVWSPAGAAGEYANNLIGYYQQQLLGAYPIINDCNKAIEIITQNAPGKFGTDQVYAQQRLSEVYFLRAYAYYLLVTQLGDVPFPLKSNNSLPSNFYLPKATSETIYTQLISDLRFAEANLPSRGQTPRGRLTNTAAAHFLAKLYLQRQQGTEYAGWRNADGTVDPTSSNAHLGLLYKGSGTADLDSTIFYANKVINSGIQLANNYSDLFAVTRGDWSNETNAEIILQASYGNNLDNGRYGTRTNAAFTGDYRNAAWNIPSWTWAYGLLRGQGFLPSDWGYDVFTDKINDSRFEKSFKLEYESASFDNSSQSDGPGLPYTSSSNASLAWQSAEANYFNTNIKANYKRPSWDGRQAVAGQRKIDTGDLGLVFLENSKETAIDINEALGQPYILYPRWVKQDGKFFYRKTGADRLNSNAGLLLSRRVRPSSRKFIDPNRSTVDNHFGTRDVAIFRLAETYLLRAEAYGRKGDYAGALADINIVRSRAAYKTGESRAEVLARLYPGAERLQASERSYPYAVAQATQERIHVDASYWDGASEKSKAENYPTAANTDAKRFIHFIYNELSREFNTEQMLYEGIHHAGIQLERVLHHAQLASGRTAGWPSADNPTNGNGQDGNGKGSFIATYTFKPFPQAFISMLTDENGVLLDEGARRAYQNPGY from the coding sequence ATGAGAACACCTCGTATAAAATTAAGCCTCTTGTATATACTGATTACAGGAACAACGCTTGTTGGAGCGGTATCTTGTAAAGATTTTTTAAAGGAAGAAATGGTTTCTACCATTACGCAAGACTACTTCCTGACTGAAAAAGGTTTAGATGAATTGATCGTGGCTAATTACAATATTTTGCGTTGGAAGTATGGTTTTATGGAGGGGCCGTTTTTATTTGAGACGGGCACCGATGTCACAGAATCGTTGGACAATGCATGGGCTACTTATAGCCCGGCCGTTTGGTCGCCCGCAGGCGCTGCAGGCGAATATGCTAATAATCTGATTGGATACTACCAACAACAACTTTTGGGTGCTTACCCTATTATCAATGATTGCAACAAGGCCATTGAGATCATCACGCAAAATGCACCGGGCAAATTTGGTACCGACCAAGTTTACGCGCAACAGCGCCTTTCCGAGGTTTATTTCTTACGCGCCTATGCTTATTATCTCCTGGTAACACAGCTTGGTGATGTGCCGTTTCCGTTGAAGAGTAACAACAGCCTGCCGAGTAACTTCTATCTTCCAAAAGCTACATCAGAAACGATCTACACACAATTAATCAGCGATTTGCGCTTTGCCGAAGCCAATCTTCCGTCACGCGGACAGACACCGCGCGGACGGCTTACCAATACCGCTGCCGCGCATTTTTTGGCTAAATTGTATTTACAGCGACAACAAGGGACCGAATATGCTGGATGGAGAAATGCTGATGGCACCGTAGATCCGACGAGCAGCAATGCACACCTGGGCTTACTTTACAAGGGCTCGGGCACAGCCGATCTGGACTCGACGATATTTTATGCCAACAAGGTGATTAATTCAGGTATTCAATTGGCCAATAATTACAGCGATCTTTTTGCGGTGACTCGTGGCGATTGGAGTAACGAGACCAATGCGGAGATTATCTTGCAGGCATCATACGGTAATAACCTGGACAACGGTCGCTATGGTACGCGCACAAATGCTGCTTTCACCGGTGATTACCGGAATGCCGCGTGGAATATCCCGAGCTGGACCTGGGCATACGGCCTGCTTCGAGGACAAGGTTTCTTACCTTCAGATTGGGGATATGATGTGTTTACCGATAAAATCAACGATTCGCGTTTTGAAAAATCTTTTAAATTGGAGTATGAAAGCGCTTCGTTTGATAATTCGTCACAAAGTGACGGTCCTGGTTTGCCCTACACCAGCAGTAGCAACGCCTCGTTAGCCTGGCAATCGGCCGAAGCCAATTATTTTAATACGAATATCAAGGCAAATTACAAACGCCCATCTTGGGATGGTCGGCAGGCTGTAGCTGGTCAGCGCAAGATTGACACCGGCGATTTAGGGTTGGTATTTCTGGAAAATAGCAAAGAAACAGCGATCGATATCAACGAAGCTTTGGGACAACCTTATATTCTTTACCCAAGGTGGGTGAAGCAGGATGGCAAATTTTTCTATCGTAAAACCGGCGCAGATCGTTTAAACTCCAACGCGGGACTTTTGTTAAGCCGACGGGTACGTCCTTCTTCGCGTAAATTTATCGATCCCAATCGAAGTACGGTAGACAACCATTTCGGCACAAGGGATGTGGCAATTTTTAGATTGGCCGAGACCTATCTTTTACGTGCCGAAGCTTATGGTAGAAAAGGCGATTATGCAGGCGCGCTGGCTGATATCAATATCGTACGCAGTCGTGCCGCTTACAAAACCGGAGAGAGCAGGGCAGAAGTGCTGGCCCGTTTATACCCTGGTGCTGAGCGCTTGCAAGCGAGTGAACGCAGCTATCCATATGCCGTTGCGCAGGCTACGCAGGAGCGTATCCATGTAGACGCCAGTTATTGGGATGGCGCGTCAGAAAAATCAAAAGCAGAAAATTATCCGACGGCGGCCAATACAGATGCCAAACGTTTTATCCATTTTATCTATAACGAATTATCGCGCGAGTTTAACACCGAGCAGATGCTTTACGAAGGAATACATCATGCGGGCATTCAACTGGAGCGGGTGTTGCACCATGCGCAGCTTGCGTCGGGCCGTACCGCAGGCTGGCCTTCGGCCGATAATCCGACGAATGGAAACGGACAGGATGGCAATGGAAAAGGTTCGTTTATTGCGACGTATACGTTTAAGCCTTTTCCTCAAGCATTTATCAGTATGTTAACCGATGAAAATGGTGTACTTTTGGATGAGGGCGCGCGTCGCGCTTACCAAAACCCTGGCTACTAA
- a CDS encoding SusC/RagA family TonB-linked outer membrane protein yields MKHNHWKWLAVLSCVLIFPIKIQAQDVVSPIINADLVGVLLDANTDSPIAGATVQLQSVTHAVQTDVRGRFTFRTGQKFPFRVVVSHVSYRTDTVVIERSPIEIRLSPLDQSLDQVVVVGYGTSKKRNVTGAISQIKGEELNDRPIANIVQGIQGKAPGVDITSNNRPGGIGAIRIRGNRSINASNEPLYVVDGIPISASEANMINPKDIASIDILKDASATAIYGSRGANGVILVTLQESKKGQVSVKYDGSVALDQIHSTTQWMDAAQLVDWQRTSHINGGTYTGKYGTAPDPDFDIQNFGGGERYGIESIRKAYSWDADGNVLLRDATAEEISRGYAARVPVYNGGNLLNQNWTDLVTRLANTHNHSVALSSGTDKSSLYLSAGLLDQKGAMIDQDFKRYSATLKGDVSPRNWIKLGLSTLGSYSLQNYGMADNSANSGGKDSYGQALALVPYAPAYDEQGNILNTNRSGLSAHNVLLNIENSKNEYTQYSVLSNAFAQINFTPYLYYQLKFGVQYSGTENGSFYGPDYTNPFSAVGTAPLIGYNTHNKRLSWVAENLLTFDKTWQDHALKVDLLQSSQENKSNGINIRAQNITFPTSLWYNLSANDLGIPMSYGTSYSRFSLLSYMLRTNYVFKNKYLLTATGRWDGASVLAEGHKFDFFPSLALGWKLEEEPWIKDLGWVDQFKLRYSLGVTGNSSVSPYTTSGTIAGAAYVFDETQYPGYKSSSMPNATLGWEKTQQHNVGLDFAILKNRISGSVEWYQANTKDLLLSRSIPPVLGYNSILANIGRTSNSGLEIALTTQNIARDDFSWTSTVTWSKNREKIVELTDGKVDDVASGWFIGQPLSVFRDYVYDRLWQDTPEDLRLIELYRKIGNITALPGQVKIKDQDFVEVAAGTDGARSVTLASGEIVNYLDNGFGTINDDDREILGSNRPSWVGGIVNNFTYKNWDFSFFLYARVGNLYYGALQTYGRRVEEDTWSPENSQAAFPQPTTATFTNYNYTRNFTSGSLVSLRYVSLGYRFNQAVLDRLNVGGLQLYAQILNPVIWGGEAVQVGLNPDDVNGWDSAAAAQRGGQTANTILLRSAVVGLRISL; encoded by the coding sequence ATGAAACACAACCATTGGAAATGGTTGGCGGTATTGTCGTGCGTCTTGATATTTCCTATTAAAATACAGGCGCAAGATGTTGTATCGCCAATTATCAACGCCGATCTCGTCGGCGTACTACTGGACGCTAACACCGACTCGCCAATTGCCGGTGCTACCGTGCAATTGCAGTCCGTAACACATGCTGTTCAAACCGACGTTCGCGGTAGATTTACTTTTCGCACCGGACAGAAATTCCCTTTTCGGGTGGTCGTTAGTCACGTCAGCTACCGCACAGACACCGTCGTTATTGAGCGTTCTCCGATCGAGATTCGTCTCTCGCCGCTTGATCAAAGCCTGGATCAAGTAGTCGTGGTCGGCTACGGAACTTCCAAAAAGCGAAATGTCACCGGCGCAATCTCGCAAATAAAAGGCGAAGAACTGAATGACCGGCCGATTGCTAATATTGTACAAGGTATACAGGGCAAAGCGCCCGGTGTAGACATCACGTCAAACAACAGGCCAGGTGGCATCGGTGCCATTCGTATCCGCGGAAATCGATCCATTAATGCGTCCAATGAGCCCTTATACGTTGTCGATGGCATTCCAATTTCAGCCAGTGAAGCCAACATGATCAATCCGAAAGATATTGCGTCGATAGATATTTTAAAAGATGCATCAGCCACAGCGATCTATGGCTCGCGCGGAGCCAACGGTGTTATATTGGTCACGCTGCAAGAGAGCAAAAAAGGCCAGGTTTCCGTGAAGTATGATGGATCGGTGGCCTTGGATCAGATTCATTCGACAACACAATGGATGGATGCTGCGCAATTAGTAGACTGGCAGCGCACCAGCCACATCAACGGCGGTACGTATACCGGAAAGTACGGTACAGCACCCGATCCAGACTTTGATATTCAGAATTTCGGAGGCGGCGAGCGCTACGGTATCGAGTCGATTCGAAAAGCCTACAGCTGGGATGCCGATGGGAATGTCCTGTTGAGAGATGCCACGGCAGAAGAGATTTCCCGCGGCTATGCAGCTCGCGTGCCCGTTTACAATGGAGGAAACTTATTGAATCAAAATTGGACAGATTTGGTAACCCGACTGGCAAACACACACAACCATAGTGTCGCGCTTTCCTCCGGAACAGATAAATCGAGTTTGTATCTCTCCGCCGGTTTGTTAGATCAAAAAGGAGCCATGATCGACCAGGATTTTAAGCGGTATTCAGCGACACTCAAAGGCGATGTGTCTCCCCGCAATTGGATCAAGCTGGGGCTTTCTACGCTAGGTTCTTATTCGCTTCAGAACTACGGCATGGCCGATAATTCGGCAAATTCGGGCGGTAAAGATTCCTACGGACAAGCTTTGGCCTTGGTGCCTTATGCACCAGCTTATGATGAGCAGGGCAATATTTTAAACACCAACCGATCGGGCCTCTCCGCACACAACGTATTGCTCAATATTGAAAACAGCAAGAATGAATACACACAATACAGCGTGCTTTCCAACGCGTTTGCGCAGATAAACTTTACGCCTTATCTCTACTACCAGTTGAAGTTTGGCGTGCAGTACTCCGGCACGGAAAACGGATCGTTCTACGGACCCGATTACACGAATCCTTTTTCTGCGGTGGGCACCGCACCGCTTATTGGCTACAACACGCACAATAAACGACTTTCCTGGGTTGCCGAAAACCTTTTAACCTTTGATAAAACATGGCAGGATCATGCCTTGAAAGTCGATCTATTGCAATCCTCGCAAGAAAACAAGTCAAACGGCATTAATATCCGTGCGCAAAATATCACGTTTCCTACTTCGCTGTGGTACAATCTATCGGCCAATGATTTGGGCATTCCCATGAGCTATGGTACATCTTATAGTCGCTTTTCGCTATTGTCATACATGCTTCGCACCAACTATGTGTTTAAAAACAAGTATTTGCTGACGGCTACCGGCCGCTGGGACGGCGCTTCGGTGCTCGCAGAAGGTCATAAGTTTGATTTCTTTCCCTCGTTAGCCCTTGGATGGAAGTTGGAAGAAGAACCCTGGATTAAAGATTTGGGCTGGGTAGATCAATTTAAATTGCGCTATAGCTTAGGTGTCACCGGTAATTCCTCGGTTTCGCCCTATACCACCTCTGGCACTATTGCCGGAGCGGCTTATGTGTTTGACGAAACGCAGTATCCCGGCTATAAATCGTCTTCCATGCCCAATGCAACGCTGGGTTGGGAAAAAACACAGCAACATAACGTGGGTTTAGACTTTGCGATTTTGAAAAACAGAATTTCTGGATCTGTCGAGTGGTACCAGGCAAATACCAAAGATTTGTTGCTCTCGCGCTCTATTCCGCCGGTTTTAGGCTACAACAGTATTTTAGCTAATATCGGTAGAACCAGCAACAGCGGATTGGAGATTGCGCTAACGACCCAGAATATAGCGCGTGATGATTTTTCGTGGACGAGTACCGTAACCTGGAGCAAAAACCGCGAAAAAATCGTGGAGCTGACCGATGGTAAAGTAGATGATGTGGCCAGCGGCTGGTTTATCGGTCAGCCTTTGTCTGTCTTTCGAGATTACGTGTATGATAGACTTTGGCAAGATACACCGGAAGACCTTCGGCTCATTGAGCTCTATCGCAAGATTGGTAACATTACGGCACTACCCGGACAGGTTAAGATAAAAGATCAGGATTTTGTGGAGGTCGCTGCGGGTACAGATGGCGCCAGGTCGGTGACTTTAGCGTCGGGCGAAATCGTCAACTACCTCGATAATGGATTCGGCACGATCAATGATGATGATCGGGAAATATTGGGTAGCAACCGCCCAAGCTGGGTCGGCGGGATTGTTAATAATTTTACGTACAAAAACTGGGATTTTTCATTTTTCCTGTATGCCCGCGTTGGTAATTTATATTACGGCGCATTGCAAACCTATGGTCGTCGTGTAGAAGAAGACACCTGGAGCCCCGAAAACAGCCAGGCAGCATTTCCGCAACCGACTACGGCCACCTTTACAAATTACAACTACACACGCAATTTTACTAGCGGAAGCCTTGTTTCCCTGCGCTATGTTTCGCTGGGCTATCGTTTTAACCAAGCTGTGCTGGATCGTTTAAATGTTGGAGGTTTGCAGCTATACGCACAAATACTAAACCCGGTAATCTGGGGCGGCGAAGCCGTTCAGGTGGGTTTAAACCCAGATGATGTGAATGGCTGGGACAGCGCCGCAGCTGCGCAGCGTGGTGGCCAAACCGCCAATACCATATTATTGCGCAGTGCGGTTGTAGGATTGAGAATAAGTTTATAA